Proteins from a genomic interval of Apium graveolens cultivar Ventura unplaced genomic scaffold, ASM990537v1 ctg1513, whole genome shotgun sequence:
- the LOC141699927 gene encoding eukaryotic initiation factor 4A-2-like — MAGAAPEGSQFDARQFDAKMTELLGADGEEFFTSYDEVYDSFDAMGLQENLLRGIYAYGFEKPSAIQQRGIVPFCKGLDVIQQAQSGTGKTATFCSGVLQQLDFAVVECQALVLAPTRELAQQIEKVMRALGDYLGVKVHACVGGTSVREDQRILSSGVHVVVGTPGRVFDMLRRQSLRSDYIKMFVLDEADEMLSRGFKDQIYDIFQLLPPKVQVGVFSATMPPEALEITRKFMNKPVRILVKRDELTLEGIKQFYVNVDKEEWKLETLCDLYETLAITQSVIFVNTRRKVDWLTDKMRSRDHTVSATHGDMDQNTRDIIMREFRSGSSRVLITTDLLARGIDVQQVSLVINYDLPTQPENYLHRIGRSGRFGRKGVAINFVTKDDDRMLVDIQKFYNVVVEELPANVADLL, encoded by the exons ATGGCTGGAGCTGCACCAGAAGGTTCTCAATTCGATGCACGTCAATTTGACGCAAAAATGACCGAGCT ACTTGGTGCTGATGGAGAAGAATTCTTTACATCATATGATGAGGTTTATGACAGTTTCGATGCTATGGGACTGCAGGAAAACCTTCTGCGAGGCATCTATGCTTACG GTTTTGAGAAGCCATCTGCGATTCAGCAGCGGGGAATTGTTCCTTTCTGCAAAGGGCTAGATGTTATTCAACAGGCACAATCTGGTACTGGGAAGACAGCAACTTTCTGCTCTGGAGTTCTTCAGCAGCTTGATTTTGCTGTTGTTGAATGTCAAGCGTTGGTTCTTGCTCCTACTCGTGAACTAGCACAACAGATTGAGAAGGTTATGCGAGCACTTGGTGACTATCTTGGCGTTAAGGTTCATGCTTGTGTGGGTGGAACCAGTGTCCGCGAAGATCAGCGCATTCTCTCCAGTGGAGTTCATGTTGTGGTTGGTACTCCTGGTCGCGTGTTCGACATGCTGCGAAGACAATCTCTGCGCTCAGATTACATCAAGATGTTTGTTCTGGACGAAGCAGATGAAATGCTCTCAAGAGGATTCAAGGATCAG ATTTATGATATTTTCCAGTTGTTACCTCCCAAAGTTCAGGTTGGTGTTTTCTCTGCCACCATGCCTCCTGAGGCTCTTGAAATCACAAGGAAATTCATGAATAAGCCTGTTAGGATTCTTGTGAAGCGAGATGAGCTGACTCTCGAGGGTATCAAACAATTTTATGTTAATGTTGACAAGGAGGAATGGAAACTGGAAACACTCTGTGATCTTTATGAGACTTTGGCTATTACCCAGAGTGTCATCTTTGTTAATACCAGGCGCAAGGTTGATTGGCTGACTGACAAAATGCGCAGTCGTGATCACACCGTCTCTGCCACTCATGGAGACATGGATCAGAATACTAGAGATATCATTATGCGTGAATTCCGCTCTGGTTCCTCTCGTGTGCTCATTACCACTGATCTTCTCGCTCGTGGTATAGATGTCCAGCAAGTATCACTTGTGATTAACTATGATTTGCCGACTCAGCCAGAGAACTACCTCCATCGAATTGGTCGTAGCGGACGTTTTGGAAGGAAAGGTGTTGCAATCAACTTTGTGACCAAGGATGATGACAGGATGTTGGTTGACATACAGAAGTTTTATAATGTAGTAGTGGAGGAGCTGCCAGCCAATGTTGCCGATCTTCTTTAG